The following coding sequences are from one Ornithodoros turicata isolate Travis chromosome 1, ASM3712646v1, whole genome shotgun sequence window:
- the LOC135393923 gene encoding uncharacterized protein LOC135393923 codes for MADFVILKTQKENPCLHLKGYRYHKKRTNQNGSTAWRCASYLTGNCKASVITEGEQVRRRLHEHNHPADSAAALKDEFRGVLKDKARQSPHVAAPELYNAELLRISQTADRDALGELPTFNSLKDTIYREKNKLQPPLPSSAADVDLPDHYRVTEDGRPFLVIDQSVDQRILGFASPTGLKLIAQAHEIFLDGTFFVVPRVFDQLLTVHLSVGGRFLPCAYILLPGRSTAIYSCTLSLLKDACISAGYASPTPTLFFTDFEQGLIQALRTVFPSAVHRGCHFHFSQRVWAAVQRLSLQTTYHEVPAVKSLVRKMVSLAFLPPPMVPRAWAVLRQDGQEAGEPNVDRLIDYFESTWMEGNFEVHQWNHNGNRGPRTNNHLEAWHRKINARVKKAHPNIYSFVDLIKKDEALNSIHLLQLSHGGSLRARDRKWVHKDRKLEQLESDLNNERLTMLQFLNEAKQFCGL; via the exons ATGGCGGACTTTGTGATTCTAAAGACCCAGAAGGAGAACCCGTGCTTACATTTGAAAGGTTATAGGTATCATAAGAAACGGACGAACCAAAACGGAAGCACAGCGTGGCGGTGCGCATCGTACCTGACTGGTAATTGCAAAGCTAGCGTCATCACCGAAGGCGAGCAAGTGCGACGACGTCTCC ACGAGCACAACCATCCCGCGGACAGTGCGGCAGCGCTTAAAGATGAGTTCCGAGGAGTACTGAAGGACAAAGCAAGGCAAAGCCCCCATGTTGCAGCCCCAGAACTGTACAATGCCGAGCTTCTCAGGATATCGCAAACT GCAGACCGCGACGCATTAGGGGAGCTTCCTACGTTTAATAGCCTGAAAGACACTATATACCGAGAAAAGAACAAGCTTCAACCACCACTGCCGAGTTCGGCTGCTGACGTTGACCTGCCTGACCACTACAGAGTAACGGAGGACGGCCGGCCCTTTCTTGTGATAGATCAGTCGGTCGACCAACGGATTCTGGGGTTTGCATCCCCCACGGGCCTGAAGCTAATTGCTCAGGCGCATGAGATTTTTTTAGACGGAACATTCTTCGTTGTTCCCCGAGTGTTCGACCAACTTCTGACTGTCCACCTGTCCGTTGGCGGCAGGTTTCTTCCCTGTGCCTATATCCTTTTGCCCGGGAGGTCGACGGCGATCTACTCGTGCACACTTTCTCTTCTGAAAGACGCTTGCATATCAGCAGGATACGCTAGTCCTACTCCAACGCTATTCTTCACCGACTTTGAACAGGGACTTATCCAAGCATTGAGAACAGTGTTCCCAAGCGCCGTGCATCGTGGATGTCACTTCCACTTTTCCCAAAGAGTGTGGGCCGCAGTGCAGCGACTTTCGTTGCAAACCACGTACCACGAGGTGCCCGCAGTCAAGTCGCTGGTCCGGAAAATGGTGTCCCTCGCTTTCCTCCCACCCCCTATGGTGCCGCGTGCGTGGGCAGTGCTTCGGCAAGATGGACAGGAAGCTGGAGAGCCCAACGTCGATCGACTAATCGACTACTTCGAAAGCACGTGGATGGAGGGAAACTTCGAAGTTCATCAGTGgaatcacaacggcaaccgtgGTCCGAGGACAAACAACCACCTTGAAGCGTGGCATCGAAAAATTAATGCACGGGTCAAGAAAGCGCACCCAAATATATATTCGTTCGTCGATCTTATCAAGAAGGACGAAGCGCTGAACAGCATCCACCTGCTGCAACTATCTCACGGAGGCAGCCTTCGTGCCCGGGATCGAAAATGGGTGCATAAAGACAGAAAGCTGGAGCAACTCGAATCGGACCTCAACAACGAGAGGCTGACGATGCTCCAGTTTTTAAACGAAGCGAAGCAATTCTGTGGTCTGTAG